A section of the Paenibacillus yonginensis genome encodes:
- the rpmA gene encoding 50S ribosomal protein L27, producing the protein MLKLDLQLFASKKGVGSTKNGRDSIAKRLGVKRADGQVVTGGSILVRQRGTKIHPGTNVGIGKDDTLFAKVDGVVKFERWGRDRKKVSVYPVEVAPVAAAVEA; encoded by the coding sequence ATGTTGAAATTGGATCTTCAGTTGTTCGCATCCAAGAAAGGTGTAGGTTCCACAAAGAACGGCCGTGACAGTATTGCGAAACGCCTTGGCGTTAAGCGTGCTGACGGTCAAGTGGTTACCGGCGGAAGCATTCTCGTTCGTCAACGCGGAACGAAAATTCATCCGGGCACTAACGTGGGCATCGGTAAAGACGACACTTTGTTTGCGAAAGTGGACGGCGTTGTTAAGTTCGAACGTTGGGGCCGCGATCGCAAGAAAGTGAGCGTGTACCCTGTTGAAGTCGCTCCTGTAGCGGCTGCAGTAGAAGCTTAA
- a CDS encoding ribosomal-processing cysteine protease Prp produces MIIVTIKRDEQKSVTGFRIEGHANFAEAGRDIVCAGVSAVTVGSVNAVEELTGIVMDSRMKNGFLSADLPPAAPDEAKAEARLLLSSLVVMLRTIEQTYGQYVKIIDVTN; encoded by the coding sequence TTGATTATCGTAACCATTAAACGCGATGAGCAGAAGTCCGTTACCGGATTTCGGATTGAAGGCCATGCGAACTTCGCAGAGGCTGGAAGGGATATTGTCTGCGCCGGTGTATCCGCTGTTACCGTAGGCTCTGTGAACGCTGTTGAAGAGTTGACCGGAATCGTAATGGATTCACGTATGAAGAACGGCTTTTTAAGCGCGGATCTTCCGCCTGCAGCTCCCGACGAAGCCAAAGCTGAGGCTAGGCTGTTGTTATCTTCGCTCGTCGTGATGCTTCGGACCATTGAGCAAACCTATGGACAGTACGTTAAGATTATAGATGTGACTAATTAA
- the rplU gene encoding 50S ribosomal protein L21, which yields MYAIIETGGKQYRVQEGDVLYIEKLNAADGETVTFDRVLAVSNDNGLVAGTPVVSGATVTAKVERHGKGAKVVVFKYKPKKNYHKKQGHRQPYTKVTIEKIQA from the coding sequence ATGTACGCAATTATCGAAACTGGTGGCAAACAATACCGTGTTCAAGAGGGCGACGTTCTTTACATCGAGAAGCTGAATGCAGCTGACGGTGAAACCGTAACTTTCGACCGTGTATTGGCTGTTTCTAACGACAACGGTTTGGTAGCAGGAACTCCAGTAGTATCCGGCGCTACTGTAACAGCGAAAGTAGAACGCCATGGTAAAGGCGCTAAGGTTGTTGTATTCAAATACAAACCTAAGAAGAACTACCACAAAAAACAAGGTCATCGTCAACCGTACACGAAGGTGACTATTGAGAAAATCCAAGCGTAA
- a CDS encoding Rne/Rng family ribonuclease, giving the protein MKQMVVHYEHGSAEMALLENGRLVEYAVERSDGNGLVGSVFKGRVANVIPGMQAAFVDIGQRKNAFLYIDDCLSPHLEKQPKVKPSISELLSPGQEIVVQVTKDAMGTKGARVTTHYSLPGRFIVYMPTAGYVAVSKKIEDEAERSRLKEIGEQLRLEEEGLIFRTIVEDQDAGAIEEDLALLRRQWAGVLEKADKLNAPALLHRDLSLVQRLIRDVFSPQTDELLVDCAAQAEEAGQFLGSLDPGWKPQIKFHQSSTPLFEAYGVKQQLDKDFQRKVWLPDGGYLIWDQTEAMNVVDVNTGKYVGTDSLEETVFRTNLQAAEEIARLLRVRDIGGIIIIDFIDMELEDHRSEVLARLHSCMRSDRTQHHILGWTRLGLVEITRKKMRENTERK; this is encoded by the coding sequence ATGAAACAAATGGTAGTGCATTACGAACACGGTTCTGCCGAAATGGCGCTGCTCGAGAACGGGCGCCTAGTAGAGTATGCCGTTGAGCGTTCGGACGGAAATGGTCTTGTGGGCAGCGTCTTTAAGGGACGGGTGGCTAATGTCATTCCGGGTATGCAGGCGGCATTCGTGGATATTGGACAACGGAAAAACGCTTTTTTGTACATAGACGATTGTCTTTCGCCTCATTTGGAGAAACAGCCGAAGGTCAAACCTTCGATTTCGGAGCTGCTTTCACCGGGGCAGGAAATTGTGGTGCAGGTCACAAAGGATGCTATGGGCACCAAAGGAGCACGGGTGACAACGCATTATTCGCTCCCGGGCAGATTTATTGTGTATATGCCTACAGCAGGGTACGTTGCCGTTTCGAAAAAGATCGAAGACGAAGCCGAGCGCAGCCGGCTGAAGGAGATTGGAGAACAGCTGCGTCTGGAAGAGGAAGGCCTGATCTTTCGTACGATTGTAGAAGATCAGGACGCGGGCGCCATCGAAGAGGATCTGGCCTTGCTTCGCCGGCAGTGGGCAGGCGTGCTGGAGAAGGCGGACAAGCTGAATGCGCCGGCCCTCCTGCATCGGGATTTGAGCCTCGTGCAGCGGCTGATCCGGGATGTATTCAGCCCGCAAACGGATGAGCTGCTCGTGGACTGCGCTGCACAGGCCGAGGAAGCCGGTCAATTCCTTGGCAGTCTGGACCCCGGCTGGAAGCCGCAGATCAAATTTCACCAGTCCAGCACGCCGCTGTTTGAAGCGTACGGTGTGAAGCAGCAGCTCGACAAGGATTTCCAGCGCAAGGTTTGGCTGCCGGACGGCGGATATCTGATCTGGGATCAGACGGAAGCGATGAATGTAGTAGACGTGAATACGGGAAAATATGTCGGCACGGATTCCCTGGAGGAAACCGTGTTCCGTACCAACCTGCAGGCGGCGGAAGAAATCGCCCGGCTGCTGCGTGTTCGCGATATCGGCGGCATTATCATCATCGACTTTATTGATATGGAGCTTGAGGATCATCGGAGCGAGGTGTTAGCTAGGCTCCATAGCTGCATGCGCAGCGACCGGACCCAGCATCATATCCTGGGGTGGACCAGACTCGGTTTGGTTGAGATAACCCGCAAGAAGATGCGGGAGAACACGGAACGTAAGTAA
- a CDS encoding M50 family metallopeptidase — MIKIAGIPVSFHPLFVIIMLTSVLTGHFAELIVLFGIVFVHELGHAAAARMLGLNVLSIQLLPFGGVAVVEEDGRMNARKEIGIALAGPLQNVILAGMGLLMHAAGWWNGASLTYFIEANMLIVLFNLLPILPLDGGKIGQAFFSLFLPYHTTLLWATRISIVFSGLLIAYSFYPLLDDRGIQLNLLMVGLFLFYSNWVDHGNIPFRFIRFLIGRQRLFSDYKPSARNAQPLVADSAKPLDRILRLLRREKYHFVYVVNAKGELLEIVPEQKMIDLFLNGLAVNHGK; from the coding sequence TTGATTAAGATTGCCGGAATTCCGGTTTCATTCCACCCCTTATTTGTTATAATTATGTTAACCTCCGTATTGACGGGACATTTTGCCGAATTAATCGTGCTCTTCGGGATTGTGTTTGTCCATGAGCTTGGACATGCCGCAGCGGCCCGGATGCTGGGTCTAAACGTGCTCTCTATTCAACTGCTTCCGTTCGGAGGAGTAGCCGTAGTGGAAGAGGACGGACGCATGAATGCCAGGAAAGAAATCGGGATTGCGTTAGCCGGTCCGCTGCAGAACGTTATATTAGCGGGAATGGGGCTGCTGATGCATGCTGCGGGATGGTGGAATGGGGCTTCTTTAACTTATTTTATTGAAGCCAATATGCTGATTGTCTTGTTTAATCTGCTGCCGATTCTGCCGCTTGACGGGGGGAAGATCGGGCAGGCTTTTTTCAGCCTCTTTTTGCCCTACCATACTACCTTGCTGTGGGCAACCCGGATCAGTATTGTTTTCAGCGGGCTTTTGATCGCTTATTCGTTTTATCCGCTGCTTGATGACCGGGGAATTCAGCTGAATCTGCTGATGGTCGGCCTCTTTTTGTTTTACTCCAATTGGGTGGATCACGGAAATATTCCGTTCCGGTTTATCCGTTTTCTGATCGGCCGGCAGCGGCTGTTCTCAGACTATAAACCCTCTGCCAGAAATGCCCAGCCTTTGGTTGCGGATTCGGCGAAACCTTTGGACAGAATCCTGCGTCTACTTAGGAGAGAGAAGTATCATTTTGTATATGTAGTGAACGCAAAAGGAGAACTTCTGGAAATTGTGCCGGAACAGAAGATGATCGATCTGTTTCTGAACGGTTTGGCGGTTAATCACGGGAAATAA
- a CDS encoding M23 family metallopeptidase, whose protein sequence is MDVKNNVRKRREERIRELLSREERQLQLYTRVSNPEDFGYSASSEESVQSPGGAADTGAGGKQQERDPELLWKQGRGLWREDAFGQRTFPSSQIGSGGGQGPGSPEQPDGPQRSGSFIRSLWTRTLVSAVLFGALWGIHHMQPAWSAPIESFVSTTLKQEMDFQAAEAWYERNFGGAPSFIPIFGDDGGPQQLVQSSHGFTIPVQGKLAESFAISLKGVEIVPDLDSKGAQEVKSIETGRVAEVSEDALTGKTVVVQHSDGYVSIYGRLTEVSVSEGDWLEGGEKVGSFAKAESGGSDTVYFAMKKDGLYIDPAEVVPLD, encoded by the coding sequence ATGGATGTTAAGAACAACGTAAGGAAACGCCGGGAAGAGCGCATTCGGGAGCTGCTGAGCCGGGAAGAACGCCAGCTTCAGCTCTATACCCGGGTGTCTAATCCTGAAGACTTCGGATACAGTGCAAGCAGCGAGGAGTCTGTTCAATCTCCGGGAGGGGCAGCGGACACAGGGGCAGGCGGCAAGCAGCAGGAACGGGATCCGGAGCTGCTCTGGAAGCAAGGCCGGGGCCTGTGGCGGGAGGATGCCTTTGGGCAGAGAACCTTTCCGTCTTCGCAAATCGGTTCTGGAGGCGGACAGGGGCCGGGTTCGCCCGAACAGCCGGACGGGCCGCAAAGAAGTGGTTCTTTCATACGCTCCTTATGGACTCGTACATTGGTCAGCGCAGTTCTATTTGGAGCATTGTGGGGGATTCATCATATGCAGCCGGCCTGGTCGGCTCCGATTGAAAGCTTTGTTTCGACGACGCTGAAGCAGGAGATGGATTTTCAGGCGGCGGAGGCGTGGTATGAACGAAACTTTGGAGGAGCGCCGAGCTTTATTCCGATATTCGGAGACGATGGAGGGCCTCAGCAATTGGTACAGAGCTCCCATGGGTTTACGATTCCCGTTCAGGGCAAGCTGGCGGAGAGTTTTGCCATCAGCTTGAAAGGCGTGGAAATTGTTCCGGATCTGGATTCAAAAGGAGCCCAGGAGGTTAAAAGCATTGAAACAGGGAGAGTCGCGGAGGTCAGCGAAGATGCGCTGACAGGCAAAACGGTTGTTGTTCAGCACAGCGACGGTTATGTGTCCATTTATGGCCGCTTAACGGAGGTTTCGGTGTCTGAAGGGGATTGGCTGGAGGGCGGAGAGAAGGTCGGCAGCTTTGCCAAAGCGGAGAGCGGAGGCTCCGACACCGTTTATTTTGCGATGAAAAAAGACGGCCTCTACATCGATCCGGCAGAAGTGGTGCCGCTTGATTAA
- the minD gene encoding septum site-determining protein MinD — protein MGEAIVVTSGKGGVGKTTTSANIGTALALLGKKVCLVDTDIGLRNLDVVMGLENRIIYDLVDVAEGRCRLNQALVKDKRFDELYMLPAAQTKDKNSVSPEQVRDIVLELKKEYEYVIIDCPAGIEQGFKNAVAGADRAIVVTTPEHAAVRDADRVIGLLEGTQVESPKLVVNRIRPNMVKSGDMLDIEDIIQVLNIDLIGIVPDDEHVIKAANTGEPTVMNPNSSAAIAYRNIARRILGDTVPLMQLNQKKGAFTKFKKFFGMGG, from the coding sequence ATGGGAGAAGCAATAGTCGTCACTTCAGGAAAAGGCGGCGTAGGCAAAACAACTACATCGGCTAATATTGGCACGGCCCTGGCGCTGCTGGGGAAAAAGGTTTGCCTGGTGGATACGGATATCGGGCTTCGCAATCTGGATGTCGTGATGGGGCTTGAGAACCGCATCATTTATGATCTGGTGGACGTGGCCGAAGGCCGGTGCCGGTTGAACCAGGCTCTTGTGAAGGACAAGCGGTTTGACGAGCTTTACATGCTCCCTGCTGCGCAAACGAAAGATAAAAATTCGGTTTCACCTGAGCAGGTTCGGGATATCGTGCTTGAGCTGAAGAAAGAATATGAATATGTCATTATTGACTGTCCTGCCGGAATCGAGCAGGGCTTCAAGAATGCGGTTGCCGGCGCGGACCGGGCTATTGTGGTTACAACGCCTGAACATGCCGCCGTCCGGGATGCCGACCGTGTCATTGGCCTGCTGGAAGGTACGCAGGTCGAATCTCCGAAACTGGTCGTGAACCGGATTCGTCCGAATATGGTCAAATCTGGAGACATGCTGGATATTGAGGACATTATTCAGGTGCTGAACATTGATTTGATTGGCATTGTGCCGGATGACGAGCACGTTATCAAAGCTGCGAACACGGGTGAACCTACGGTTATGAATCCGAATTCTTCGGCAGCTATTGCTTATCGCAATATTGCACGGCGTATTCTCGGCGACACGGTTCCGCTGATGCAGCTGAATCAGAAGAAGGGCGCGTTTACGAAATTCAAGAAATTTTTTGGCATGGGCGGTTAA
- the minC gene encoding septum site-determining protein MinC, with protein MTVKSNHVTIKGIKDGLVFLFDDQCDFSELLNELRYKLEHSHQNILTGPIVHVDVKMGMRNISEEQKTLILDTLKQKGNLLIRSVETPGLVQDDQGGPAIRTVCGMVRSGQILRHEGNLLFMGDVNPGGQIICTGDVIVIGALRGMVHAGSDGNEKAVIAASFLAPTQLRIAEVISRPPDEWENRETSMEFAFLQEGSMQIDKINHVGKVRPDFNVFKGV; from the coding sequence ATGACGGTAAAATCCAACCATGTAACGATCAAGGGCATCAAAGATGGCCTGGTTTTCCTGTTTGATGATCAATGTGATTTCTCGGAGCTTTTGAATGAACTGCGCTATAAGCTGGAGCACAGCCATCAGAATATATTAACAGGTCCCATTGTTCATGTTGACGTGAAGATGGGCATGCGAAATATTTCCGAAGAACAGAAAACGCTGATTCTAGATACATTGAAGCAGAAAGGCAACTTGCTTATCCGGTCAGTGGAAACCCCGGGGCTCGTTCAGGACGACCAGGGAGGCCCGGCCATCAGAACGGTTTGCGGAATGGTCCGCTCGGGGCAGATCCTAAGGCATGAAGGAAATCTGCTGTTTATGGGCGATGTGAATCCGGGAGGACAAATCATTTGCACCGGCGATGTGATCGTAATCGGAGCGCTCCGCGGAATGGTCCATGCCGGATCGGATGGCAATGAGAAAGCGGTGATCGCCGCCTCTTTTCTGGCGCCTACCCAGCTTCGGATCGCCGAAGTCATCAGCAGGCCTCCGGATGAATGGGAGAACCGGGAGACAAGCATGGAGTTCGCTTTCCTGCAGGAAGGCTCCATGCAAATTGATAAAATTAACCACGTCGGGAAAGTTCGTCCGGACTTTAATGTGTTTAAAGGGGTGTAG
- the mreD gene encoding rod shape-determining protein MreD, whose amino-acid sequence MKNRNVFLILLLFLLFIAEGALLPWLIPPAWQTRLVPHLVYIMILFVSVYENRHKALLLGLVFGLLQDVIYYGVMIGQFSFTMGFSAYLVGLLFKGNRTPLPFMLFAVLMGSLLMDSLLFGIYKLFELNHQAYSWSLMNHMLPNMIFHFVFALVVYVPLRRFLENKTSRQRSKEETA is encoded by the coding sequence ATCAAAAACCGCAATGTGTTCCTCATTCTGCTGCTGTTTCTGTTGTTTATTGCGGAGGGAGCCCTTTTGCCCTGGCTGATTCCTCCGGCATGGCAGACCCGGCTTGTCCCTCATCTGGTTTATATCATGATCCTGTTTGTTTCCGTTTATGAGAACCGGCATAAAGCCCTGCTCCTGGGCCTTGTGTTCGGTTTGCTTCAGGATGTGATTTATTATGGGGTGATGATCGGACAATTTTCTTTTACGATGGGCTTTTCGGCTTATTTAGTCGGCTTGTTATTCAAGGGAAATCGCACTCCGCTTCCTTTTATGCTGTTTGCAGTTCTGATGGGAAGCCTGCTCATGGATTCGCTCCTGTTCGGCATTTACAAATTGTTTGAACTCAATCATCAGGCCTACAGCTGGTCGCTGATGAACCATATGCTGCCAAACATGATTTTTCACTTCGTCTTTGCGCTTGTTGTGTACGTCCCGCTCAGACGTTTTCTGGAGAATAAAACCTCCCGCCAGCGTTCTAAAGAGGAAACGGCGTAG
- the mreC gene encoding rod shape-determining protein MreC — protein sequence MLKLFKLLGNKRLFFLLMGLILFIAVMGFTLGPRAGLSWPEKFSKDTVGFVQYIVYKPVSYIAGFFEDISNLRSVQKENEELKIALAHYTRDKAKYNTIERENERLHQQLKFTEQQELLNKDYQYRIAHVVSVNNDPDNQTLVIDLGSRNGIKKDMAVTSDKGLVGTISQVSNFTATVKLLTTLDSKDPNSNAIAATVQGNENKSFGMIESYDQEKGMFLMTKIKSEDPLKKGDIIISSGLGGEFPRFMVIGTVESRQAGEFGLTDTAYIKPATEFSDWNELFVVVTPEVPQ from the coding sequence GTGCTTAAACTGTTCAAATTACTGGGCAACAAACGACTGTTTTTCCTGCTGATGGGTTTGATCCTGTTTATCGCGGTCATGGGCTTTACGCTCGGGCCGCGGGCAGGTTTGTCCTGGCCGGAGAAATTTAGCAAAGATACCGTCGGATTTGTACAGTATATCGTCTATAAGCCCGTCTCCTATATCGCGGGTTTCTTTGAAGATATCTCGAACTTGCGTTCCGTGCAGAAGGAAAATGAGGAGCTCAAGATTGCGCTCGCCCATTACACGCGGGATAAAGCCAAATACAACACTATCGAGCGTGAAAACGAACGCTTGCATCAGCAATTGAAGTTTACGGAACAACAGGAGCTTCTCAACAAAGATTATCAATATCGGATTGCCCACGTGGTCAGCGTTAACAATGACCCGGACAACCAGACGCTTGTGATTGACCTAGGCAGCAGAAACGGCATCAAAAAAGATATGGCTGTGACCTCGGACAAAGGCCTGGTAGGTACGATCAGCCAGGTCAGCAATTTTACAGCCACCGTAAAGCTGCTGACCACGCTTGATTCCAAGGACCCTAACTCTAATGCGATCGCAGCTACGGTTCAAGGCAACGAGAATAAGTCCTTCGGTATGATTGAAAGCTATGATCAGGAGAAAGGCATGTTCCTGATGACGAAGATCAAAAGTGAAGATCCGTTGAAAAAGGGCGACATAATCATATCTTCCGGACTCGGTGGGGAATTCCCGCGGTTTATGGTAATTGGTACGGTAGAAAGTCGCCAGGCCGGCGAATTCGGGTTGACTGATACCGCTTATATTAAACCGGCTACGGAGTTCTCCGACTGGAATGAGCTGTTTGTAGTGGTGACTCCAGAGGTTCCGCAATGA
- a CDS encoding rod shape-determining protein has product MFGGFTKDLGIDLGTANTLVYVRGKGIVVREPSVVAIHTDSKNIVAVGESAKKMIGRTPGNIRAIRPMKDGVIADFDTTATMIKYFISQAQKQRSMFQRHPNVMVCVPSGITAVEQRAVEDATKQAGAREAYTIEEPFAAAIGADLPVWEPTGSMVVDIGGGTTEVAVISLGGIVTSKSVRVAGDEMDESIIQYIKRQYNLMIGERTAEQLKMDIGSALPLETVETLEIRGRDLVTGLPKTISITSDEISEALNDTVNAIVEAVKVTLEKCPPELAADIMDRGIVLTGGGALLRNLDKLLAGETGMPVIVAENPLDCVAIGTGRALDNIHMFKAKGQSGRSKR; this is encoded by the coding sequence ATGTTTGGTGGTTTTACGAAAGATTTAGGAATTGATTTGGGAACGGCAAATACACTTGTTTATGTGCGCGGGAAAGGGATCGTTGTCCGAGAGCCATCCGTGGTTGCGATCCATACCGACTCTAAAAATATTGTGGCGGTAGGCGAATCCGCCAAAAAAATGATCGGCAGAACGCCGGGCAACATCCGCGCGATCCGTCCGATGAAAGATGGCGTTATCGCGGATTTTGACACAACCGCTACGATGATCAAATATTTTATTTCGCAGGCTCAGAAGCAGCGTTCCATGTTCCAGCGCCATCCTAACGTGATGGTCTGTGTACCTTCCGGCATTACGGCGGTCGAGCAGCGCGCTGTTGAAGATGCAACCAAACAAGCCGGAGCCCGCGAGGCTTATACGATTGAAGAGCCGTTTGCAGCAGCCATCGGCGCTGATCTTCCGGTTTGGGAACCGACGGGCAGCATGGTTGTCGATATTGGCGGAGGCACCACAGAGGTGGCTGTTATTTCGCTGGGCGGCATCGTAACCAGCAAATCCGTACGCGTGGCTGGCGATGAGATGGACGAATCCATCATTCAATACATCAAACGCCAATATAATTTGATGATCGGGGAAAGAACGGCCGAGCAGCTGAAAATGGATATCGGTTCCGCGCTTCCGCTTGAGACCGTTGAAACGCTGGAAATCCGTGGCCGTGACCTTGTAACCGGTCTGCCTAAAACCATTTCCATTACTTCGGACGAAATCTCCGAAGCTTTGAACGATACGGTTAACGCGATTGTCGAAGCCGTGAAAGTGACGCTCGAGAAATGTCCGCCGGAGCTGGCTGCCGATATCATGGACCGAGGAATCGTGCTGACCGGAGGCGGAGCTTTGCTTCGCAACCTTGACAAGCTGCTGGCCGGCGAGACGGGCATGCCTGTCATTGTAGCCGAGAATCCGCTGGATTGCGTGGCAATCGGTACGGGCCGTGCGCTGGACAACATCCACATGTTTAAAGCTAAAGGCCAGTCCGGACGTTCGAAACGCTGA
- the radC gene encoding RadC family protein, which translates to MESPLYMLRDIPHEERPRERLMRYGAGALSHAELLAILLGTGTRRESAIHVAQRLLAKAGEIRGLVDLSLDEIMEIKGIGEAKAIQLLAAIEIGRRLARATRTEALIIRSPKDAADIVMDELRYLNKEHFICLFLNTKNHLIGQETLSMGSLNASIVHPREVFRAAMKCSSASIVCAHNHPSGDPSPSPEDIQITKRLCEAGAIIGIDVLDHLIIGDGRFVSLKEQGLM; encoded by the coding sequence ATGGAGTCGCCGCTTTATATGCTGCGCGACATCCCCCATGAAGAACGACCGAGAGAACGCCTGATGAGATATGGAGCGGGTGCGCTGAGTCATGCTGAACTGCTTGCCATACTGCTGGGAACGGGAACCCGCCGGGAATCGGCGATTCATGTCGCCCAAAGGTTATTGGCCAAAGCCGGAGAGATCCGAGGTCTTGTCGATTTGAGTCTGGATGAAATCATGGAGATTAAAGGAATCGGGGAAGCTAAAGCCATACAGCTGCTTGCGGCCATCGAAATCGGCCGAAGGCTGGCGCGTGCAACCCGAACGGAAGCCTTGATCATCCGGAGTCCGAAAGACGCGGCTGACATCGTTATGGATGAGCTCCGCTACCTGAATAAAGAACATTTCATCTGTTTGTTTCTGAATACCAAAAATCATCTCATCGGTCAAGAGACGCTTTCTATGGGGAGCCTGAATGCCTCGATCGTCCATCCGAGGGAAGTTTTCCGCGCCGCTATGAAATGCAGCAGCGCATCGATTGTGTGCGCGCATAACCATCCGAGTGGTGATCCTTCGCCGAGCCCGGAAGATATCCAGATTACTAAACGTTTATGTGAAGCCGGAGCCATTATCGGCATTGATGTTTTGGACCATCTGATCATCGGAGACGGGCGTTTTGTCAGTTTGAAGGAACAAGGTTTGATGTAA
- a CDS encoding Maf family protein, whose protein sequence is MKPSKSIILASTSPRRQELITVLGIPFSVIPSYADETLEPHWSPEQAVCELASRKARQVYDSLNDRPQAVIVGSDTVVVRDGEILGKPEDKAHAVQMITSLQGRQHEVYTGVACLDAESGRLVVRSRMTRVTMKPLSESQVQAYVSSGEGLDKAGAYGIQGLGAVLVTGIEGDYFNVVGLPLSLLADMLAEFELDVLNGNEI, encoded by the coding sequence ATGAAACCCTCCAAATCCATTATTTTGGCTTCAACTTCCCCCCGCAGACAAGAGTTGATTACTGTTCTGGGCATTCCCTTTTCCGTAATTCCCAGCTATGCCGACGAAACTCTTGAACCGCATTGGTCTCCGGAACAGGCTGTGTGCGAGCTTGCCAGCCGTAAGGCGAGGCAGGTTTATGACTCTCTAAATGACCGGCCTCAAGCGGTTATCGTAGGGAGTGACACGGTTGTGGTTCGCGATGGGGAAATTTTGGGTAAACCGGAAGATAAAGCCCATGCCGTGCAAATGATAACTTCTCTTCAGGGGCGCCAGCATGAGGTGTACACCGGCGTTGCCTGCCTGGATGCGGAAAGCGGACGTTTGGTGGTGCGCTCCAGGATGACCAGAGTGACTATGAAACCTCTGAGCGAAAGCCAGGTACAAGCCTATGTAAGCAGCGGAGAAGGATTGGACAAGGCAGGAGCGTATGGGATTCAAGGACTTGGAGCAGTGCTGGTAACCGGAATCGAAGGCGACTACTTTAATGTTGTCGGACTGCCGCTCTCTTTGCTTGCGGACATGCTTGCCGAATTTGAGCTTGATGTGCTGAATGGAAACGAAATTTGA